ctcctgagtgctacagtatccttgaactgtatctgtttatttttcctattcgaaatgtgaattattcgaacttGATAGCTTTACTtacaatgtaattgttgttactacttggattatgtatttgcatgtgtgtttcttggcctcactgagtattggctcatcccattagtttgttttccttaacaggaacccgTTTGGAAGGAGTTAAGCAGATGCCGACTTGAGacacttttgtattagtgttttaaTTGTAATCAACTagacacttttggatgttgtatatatttgggaattgatgtatcttttggatcctgATGTAGGAATTGGGTaactgatgtattttgaactcgtGGTGCAAGACTTGGATATTCGATTATAGAAGCGACTTTTCCTTATTAGACTAGtataaattgttatatattgttaagcttgaatcgatttgtctcgagtcctggcgagagctgggcaggcgttccgcggatacccttgggttcgctcttggaagaagtgggggcgtcacagttggtattagagcttaggcttcagatccttgtagtgtatcctaagcttgaaatttaggatgccggactgtgggattggtttgaaagttaagtgaccgcttGTAGGGGTAAAAatcagagccgcttcgcgtgGTATCTACGCGGGGTGAGCTTGGGCTAAATGGTGTTATGGTGCTTATCATACGAATTAGTAAAGGGTTAAGTACTCTTTTAGAgcgtaagctgtgaatcatgaatgtgataggtataaatcTTTTATCGTAATACTTTGGGAGGACTAGATATGTAtgtgggtaggaatctcaaatgtggtgatttactcttgggactggccagctcgagatgtgaattatcttatttcggattcttgtacccgaatgcttaagagttgagggcaatgttAAGAACTTGAGATTTCCATTTGCGGGAAAAAGaacgaatcgatatttcacgtgAATAGCTACAGAAAAATCAATAGTCGTTTGGCTAAGGTGGCACAATAATTGAAAGAGAGAGGTAGAGAAAGATTGATGGATGGTCCTATGTAACTTAATAGGATCCTAGTGCCTGATATGAGTCGGAAATGAACGAGAAGATCAGACCTACCAGTGTTATAAAGGATTGACTTAGTTGGGGTGATGCTAGTGCCAAGGCCATTGCATTTTTGTTTAACTGTGTGACCTACTTTTGAGGCGCTTGACTTTACTTTAGTCGTACATGACTAAAAGTCCTATTGTGGCACTTGTgcgctatatttttgtaatactCCCCCCCCCGACTTGCTAAATTGCATGAATTTTAAAGTGTAAATATATGTTAATTATTGTTATCTCTGATGTTTTCAAGATCAACTCTTGTTTTAAGAAATTCCTCGCGTGATCACTgttatttcttgcattaggcACCATTAGAATAATGGACGGACGAAGGGGTGGTCGAAaccgtggtcgaggccgtgggcgaagGACTAGACATGCCCAACATCATGGTGATGACCCGGGATCGACAGCTGGACCGACCCATGGAcaagaaaatattgagggtaatcaagtggctaccgCCATTAATAGGAtaactgatatcctagaacgattAGCTGAGAGACAGGGACCAGGGCcacttaaccaacctggggacCAGGGTAGAGGGGAAGATAGAGCCTTGAATAGGTTCTTTAAATTCAACCCGCCTAAATTCACTGGAGAGCCCGACCCCGAGGCAGCTGAAAACTGGTTAGAGagaatgaccaatatattcgccgccTTAGACTATACCGAGGATAGacgagtgaattttgctgcattccaatttgagggagtggcacgtgcttggtgggacTTGATAAGGGGGAAGTGGGAAAGAGCGcagaccccttggacttgggaaaaTTTCAcgagggaatttaatgagaaatttcttccacccttgattcaagagaaaagggaagatGAATTTATAAAGTTGAGGCAAGGAACTTCTAGTGTAGCCGAGTATGAAGggaaatttactaaactttctaaatatgctccagaattggtgACTAATGAATGGAGGAGGATTAGACGGTTCGTGCAGGGACTTAATATAGAAATCCAGGAGGGTTTGgccgcagcccaaatctctacgttcATTGAAGTCTTAGAAAGAGCGCAAAGAGTCGAGAGTGCAAGGCTGCAAGTTAGAGACTTTCATGCTAAAAAAAGGGGCACTTCTAGTAACCCTTCGGGACAGGCAGATAAGAGTGCCacaccttttaaaaagggaaaaggaacgGGTGGAGTGGAGATATCTAGCAAGCCAAAAGGGACTCAATCAAGAGGAGATCACAATGGACGAGGTCAATCGAGAGGGATACCTTCAAGTGGTCAATCTGTGGCTCCCCAAGTTGTTTGTGGTTATTGTGGTAAATTCAACCATACAGAGAGTGATTGTTTTAGGAAACAAGGGAGATGCTTGTATTGTGGTAGTACCGAGTACCAGATATCGAAATGCCCAACCGTACCAAAAGAAGGAGGTAGTACCCAAAGGCCTGAAAAGTCAGCCGCTAAGCAGTCTAGTGCTGGAGGAAGTCGATCTAAAGCAccagctagggtttatgcattaggCTATGAACAGGTTTCCAATTCTACTACGGTCATTGAAGGTATGATTCTTGCTTTTCATTGTCTCTCTAAGGTTCTAAGTGACCCTAGTACAATTCAcacttttacaaaattctagATTCGTAAAATAGAATCAAAGTTTGATTACAATTTAGGTGGATAGAAATTTTGAGAGATGGGTTAGCAAGTGTAAGTTACTGATTGATCCGATAGGCATgactattaaggggtatgagGTTATCCTAAGCGTGAATTTcggggacgaaattcttttaaggagaggaggttgtgaggatccgaaaatttttcttatttttgtcatatattactggtttatttaaatagttattcactcattttctccgaattatttaattcgattacttaaaatccatttatatggaaaaacgcctctcttatgttttaaagcgttttgttagaaaatttatttttcgaaaactcgtttagttcggaacaacgagtacacgttttttgagactatatttgaatcgagagtgtattaattttggagaagtaagaatgatcaattgtagattaagaaaagttaatttgagatttgaggagttaaaactcgactcatgtgaggactcgcaaaatttattattttaaattccatttcgagcttatttaaatatttaattacccACTTActctgaatattattttctaacctatTTAGACCaaaatacatggaattatagcttcattatatttttaaaatgacttgtttcaaaaattaattttggaagctcgtttaatgaaaatagtgaaaacgtatttgaaaattttaaccgattgagagtacaataagtttgaaaaaattggagacttacacaatggtcctaaaataggtaattttatgtttaagtactcaagtgatagttattagtactatcgttataagaaattcttggaggtttcgctttatcgcgcttaatttggaaatacgggtttcacacgcgcgatttaattgagggaatTTAaccccttattttgggacaattaagagtgaataatattaatatgaatacaaatgcattagaggtttagtgcacaagtgaaacaaacccgagaggaatcgagcacaaaacgcgcgcgtacgcgcgctagtgagagttgacttttgtgcacaagGCCACTAACTACCAAGCTTCTCTAGGAAGCCTCTTTTGATCagccttttctcctttttcttcactcCATGGTCGGCTGTAACTCTTAGCAAGGAGAAGAACAAagcttcatttcatttcacttccaatctttcatccatttcacctcaaattttgCACACAAGCTCACAATAACTTGGAGCATCACCTAAGCTAGGAAAAGAGCTTGCTTTTCACGGTTTTTTTGGCCAAGgagaggaccgaaaatttctgttttgcacaccaagtgaagtaggtaacgatcaaaccttgaaaacttggtttatggaagttctagtgcTCATATATACTCATGCATGTTAGTGGgtagcattattttgagaaaaatttggttgtgtgggctctatgaactcccaccttggatatatggactgatttgtgatgttttgatggtaataatatttatttagtgcttaaactagtggattaatgttgggttgttgatagaaactcaaggatggtgcaatgaccaaaagtgaccattttgcccctactttgttcgagcactttggtgcgaaattttgaggttctaatggctttcttatgttgtttacatgttatattgagtgtgtaaaaagtttcattgaaaaataacttgatttggtcacccaaatgttgaGTTTACAAAAGATTAGAAATCTGGAAACTATTCCCGTATTCACCcaggcagtgtttttgtttcggctataactcatcgctccgatgtcggaattgagtgctgtttgtggcaGTAGAacctagacattcccagctttctgTTGGTATATAATACACATCCCGGTTCCACttgtgtgagccaaaccattcgtttgaaattcgctgtcctgttttgttgcttcctggaaggcagcacatgagctgtaacttgatgctcacgaatgagctagttatggacagatttcaaaaatggtttatTCTAAGAAAATATATCCTTGTGAATCTATtgtccaacgccaccaaccacgctcaattctgagttaaattgagtgatttatgatcaaaatccAAAACTGGTTTGGTGAAGGAAAACCatgcatttggacagatttgaaactaacgatgctttgggacttgttatccgaaacttcttggtgttaatcaccatCGAACATATCTTGGATGTTTAATAAACATTGTCTACTAAAATGAACCGTGTTCGCAAGGATTTCATGTGGCCAAAAGCTTGGAAAAAGGACATTTTGTACCCAAGGCAGTtgccttgaaatttttgaaactaggGTGTTTTAGTTAACCAACTCTCCGTACTTGtttatccatgaaatttggcagagaaatactccttatatggtagtattatactgctagtTTTGGTACTATTCCGAGGCCGTTTCattgctcaactaaacttccaaaattcgtgacttgattttggaaaacccttgtttcagaaggaaatttgggtaactttgagctaccatatcttggtgctcgatactctgattcttgttctatttcttttattttaaacttggattgcaactctaatatagttccaaatttcagaggttagttcggatcaagtgaattttgccgaattttcaaagttggccaaaaaccaacctaaacctGTCTTCAATGCTCcagaacagcaactttgagctaatttTTGGATCCCTtctgtttggaatcatggaaaaatgtcttctaagaacttttagtactttctaagagatttccaacggtaccaattttctaattttggacttgtagagaatgagatacgatttttcaaagtatgggtgacaaatctgaaatttccgaacttaaaggaaattgagggttgcgAACCctctattttccttcgatattcctagaccattttacacttgatttcaaagatgaaaatcagatttcgcttgtgttttaaaaccccattttgagcctcgatttacgagtaattaaggctcattttcgtgaaattttcttagattgtacaagtgtgcaatctttctcgataattaggggttttaagcgatagtgtataatagacaattactatttgctcaggtgcccaaggagaccttcaagagaatctcgtGGGAAACACCTAAAGGCTCGTTTACGCACTTACTCccttattttgattggtgagtgtcaagtgcaagaacttgttgttaagtggttatctgtttcttatcagttatgtgaatttgaaattttgagacgagcgtgtactttaccgcactcgttctctttcaaatgaaattatatttgtattttgctatgtgaatgcatatccgacttgtacatggtaatgtggatgtgattcctAATTGTGATTCGTATTTATaattcctatttggaatcgtcgatttgagcgttgctcatcgacttatattcgtattcgtattcgtattcgggggacgcccaaactcgttgcctaactttgcgaatcgagccagcatgggcttggttgataagcttagcaaaccataagatattcgtagagcatgatctattggaaagatcttgctcggcattactcatgcagtattgccatgatatactcgagtattatcaaaaaaattgatgagcgggcccggtaagggggtgtaacggttacgggattcgaagaaaagtggtgtatctacggatttgatacttatgtggttgacggagtgtcaacatgatttgtgatcaagactttgattcgactacgtggaatttagctcctgagagctacagtatccttgaactatttctgtttatttttcctattcgaaatgtgaattattcgaacttGATAGATTTACTtacaatgtaattgttgttactacttggattatgtgtttgcctgtgtgtttcttggcctcactgagtattgactcatcccattagtttgttttccttaacaggaacccgTTTGGAAGGAGTTAAGCAGAtgccgacttgaggcacttttgtattagtgttttaattgtaatcgactagacacttttggatgttgtatatatttgggaattgatgtatcttttggatcctgATGTAGGAATTGGGTaactgatgtattttgaactcgtGGTGCAAGACTTGGATATTCGATTATAGAACCGACTTTTCCTTATTAGACTAGtataaattgttatatattgttaagtttgaatcgatttgtctcgagtcctggcgagagttgggcaggcgttccgcggatacccttgggttcgcccttgggagaagtgggggcgtcacagccACCTAGTAGATATTCCTATCCTCTTGTATCCCATGAAATTCTCTCTTCCAAAAGTTTGTAGCCTTGAATTGAACTCCTTATTGTAGGCCTAGTTCTTACAACTATCAAAATCTTAGACATACCATAAACTTCTATGAAAATATCTTGTCCttgttcaaatttaatttggACATAGTCTACCTCCACTTGATTAGTGAAACAAGTCTCTAAATGTTTAGGAGACTTGATCTGAAATGAGAACTCAACTGCATGTTTACAAGTGCAACTCAATAATTTGAATATCTTGAAACCTTGCAACCAAGTGTATATTGATGCAAACCAAAAGTTGCTATTTACCTGAGGATATTCCCACTTTCATTTCTTCCCTAAGATTGATCCCTCTAGAGTCAACATCAACAAAAGCCTGATAGGGTGTATGTTGTTGGtatatttatgattattttcctCTTGATTGTAGTCAAATACtattttaattgattgattctacttatatttggtatttggtgcCAATCGTAGGGATGGAgtaaaaagtaataaaatggGTAATTTTCTAAGAATTACTATCAAATCTAGAGAAGCCGGGATTTACACGCAAGGCAGTTTCCCAATTCAAGTTAAACTCTTAAGAAGCATGTTTCCAAATGCAATTGGGAAACGATTTAGATTGTTAGGAAATTATCTTAGGAAAAGTAGGAAGTTTCTTTTACTTTGAAAGCTACAAAATAGGAGTAATAAAGGCTGACTATTAGTACTTGGAAATGGCAACGATTCTGATCAGTGAGGGGAGTCTTTGATAAACTGCTAGTCGCGGCACTAAGACGGAACCACGCGAgcttttctctttgtttttcttttcttttgcttttctatcGTGGAACTTCATACAACTTTCATTCACGAAATTGCGTGGGTTACTCTGAATAAAGAGtaattaatttctttttctagtcaaggagtAACAAAGGATTTGATTCATCTACATATGTGAGATCATTAGTACTCGTatgttttttgatttaatttttcatggatgttttgttatttgaatattAGGACCCGATATTTAATTGAACTTAACAAACCAATAccagttaaatccgtaattgtttaattgttttaaattAGTGGCAACTAATGTGATTGGTTTCATATTAGGGAAACAtgtgatctaatttaaataaacactGGTAGCGTTTTTATTAATTAGAACAGAGCTTTTTTAGTTCCTAATGCAATCAAGAGATTAAATTCTACGGGCATGCCTAGAAttgtttcttgattagaaaagtagttaatgggcgtaccttaactatcgagacgataaggaaaaattggttgttTATcacgtgtatgacaactataatcTGTTTATTAACGAATAGATGAAATAATTCTTACATCGATGAATAGTTATATGAATCACTTCCGGAGTTatatccttggctagaacttCACTAATTTAAATATAATTTACTTTAGCTTAGGTATTTTTATTTCTGTTGAGTAGTTAATTTTAATTCTCTAGAACCCCTCTAATTGGTTTTGCTTTGAAAGAAACGAATTTTCTTCAATCCCTGTGAAGACGACCCTACTTACTACTAtatgcaaatttttatttttcttgagtagatTTTTGTTATTACACAAACTCGACACCTATCAAAGCTAACGACTTAATCTTCCTCATCTCAAATTGGTTTCTATTGGGATGAATAGGGACCCAAGCTCCTACCAGAGTTATGTTGAGGGATTGCTTAAAGTTTAAAGCATACTTTATACCCAGTCTAATTCTTCTGCCcttcattttggttgtctttGAGTAATCAAGTCTCCGATTGGGTGACCACTATCATCAAAATTTTTTGTAGGAAGTTAAATCCTTTCCGTACTGTACAAAACAATTTGCCATTAGAAAATTTAGGCTCAAAGACTTTGAAAGAAACTCAACCTGAGAATCTGCTATATCATCATTCTCCACATCTATCATAGACTTAGCAAATGAAGTATGTGCATTAGTACCCCTCAATAAATTTCCTTGATTCCTTATTGAGAAAAATTTTATCAATGTAGCTCTTTCTATGTACATGACAATTGGCCCTTCCAACAATAAGGAATTTTGACCCGaccacttctttttttttttggaattttgttGTCCGTTACGGAtgcataataaataaaaccttaAACTATTATGGAATTTGACTATATTTTGTTTTCTCAAGCAACCCTTTCTTGAATTTGGCAACATCTGAAACTTTCTCATTTTTCGTATGTAAGGCATCATTCAATTTTGAAAGTTCATGGGTACTTTTAACTTTATGAGTGAGTACGGATTGAGCTCTCTAAGTCAAGAATGGCCCTAAATGGTTGCCAAAAGGCAAAGTAGACAACTATTGCTCTGAACAAGGAAAAGCTAAATTGTCATCAGGAAGGCCATTAAAGCTCTTTATTCATGAAAATTACATATCGCACTAGTTGTCTTGGGTTCGCCTCCTCTCCACTAACTGGAGAAGATTTTCTCTCTATTAcatttaaataaatataatttttgaaaaataaaaacatcCATATTATATTCTCCAATTGGTTAAAGTAatacaaaagttgaaattaaattgattaaatattaCTATTGGATctaattttataaatttcacAGTAATTTTGACCCATTTTTCACTATCAAAATATCTTGTGCAAATTGAATTATAAAATATTCGTAAATGAGCTTAATTTTTGGGTATGTTGATCTacttgtgaaaatgaaattattgTGAAAAAATTTACttgtataaatataaaaaatagataaatgaagagaaaaataaaaatatatataaatggaGAGAAAAATAATAGAGAAGGTCTCATCCCCAATTGTCTCATATATTATAGTTTACACTCGATGGTAGAACACCAAGTATATATAACTGCAATACAACCCTCCATCATCACAGGCTTTGTGGTGGGTTGCTTTATTTCTAACTCTTTAAGGGGCAGAtatccatcttttttttttttaaatttcctgtcacCTTCACCTAGACTTCTTAAGTCTAACACGCTTGATTTTGTTTGCAAAGTATTTGGCTTGACTAATTAAGCAGCCATTTTTGGAGCATTCCTTTGGCATATCAGCCATTTCGCAAAAGCATCCAAGGTTTTCATATCAGCTCTGTAATGTTTCTGAGTGAATTCAAGCAGCTCTGACCATGTAAAATCTGGAAACATCCTTGGATTATCAGAAGATACCAATTCTTCTGGGGGGCTTACAACGTTATCCATTTTGGGACACAGGAAAAATGCAATAGATTTTCTTGGAGTTCGAGAGTTCACAATGGCCCTATGCAAGCAACTTTTGTAGATTCCATTTGAAAGAGCCTGAAAGACATTAGTCCCCAATAAGTATTTCAGTCCCAATGCAATTAACAAACCGAACATTTTGAGCAAAATGAACATTTTTTTCCTAAACAAACAAGAATTCTAAAAAGAACAATAAGCGAACAAACTtattctatttcattttttttctttttcaaaacaatcttttgaagaaatcaAACGTTCAAAATGAGAACTAGAACGAAGCAGTAGATTAGACAAGGAAAGAGCTAACTGCAATGACACCAAGGGATTACTATACTATAACTCACCATGAATGTATCGCCAATATTGACAACGAAAGCCTCAGGGTCAGGAGGAACGGAGTGCCATTTTCCATTGACATACACTTCAAGGCCTCCAACATGATCCTGATGAAGAATTGTCAAGGATGTAGGGTCAGTATGAGGACCTGTTCCAAGAGTTAGATCAGGTTTTTGGCATGGAGGATAGTAGTTTAATCTCATTATTGAATCATTTTCTGCAAAGAATTCTCTGAAATGTTTCGCTTTTACTCCAAGACTGGTTCCCAAAAGCTCCATAATTTTAAGAGATAGACTACTCATGGCTTCACTATACTTCTGGAACACCTTCCTAAAGACAGAGACAAGAAAAAGCAATACATCATCAAAAGtaggaaagcaaaaaaaaaacaaaaagcttTTATTGTACTAAGAAGAAAAATAACTAGTCGCATGTGTGCAATTTCATACCCAGATTCTCTAAAATCTTCACCCATTGCATCCAAGAAGTAGCTTTCAACAATGTTTGGGGCCTGTTGAGCTTCAGCACAATATCGAAACGAGAGTGTTTCTTTCCATGGAAGTTTGGAGGAGAACCTATTAGTGAAGCTGCTAGCATAACCACAATGATCTCCAAGCTTTCTCTGGACTCTTTGCTTTTCTTGCAATGGCCTATCAAAGAAGAAATCCAAGCACTTGTGGGCTGCTCCTAGGAGTTGCAAGTCCATCCCATGATTAACCACAAGAAAGAAACCATGTTCAAGACATGCTTGCTTTACTAGCTTAGTTGTGGTGGAGACAGCGACAGGGTTCCCAGAGAGGAAGCCATTCAAATctatacatggcacatgaagcATTGGGGGAGGTTCAAGACTAGGCTTTTCCTCATCAGGCCATATGAACTCATAGGGAATGTCAGATTGGTTTTGGAGAAAAGGTGCATCAaagacaagtgacttttgttcaCCTTTAGCTTCATTTGTTGCTGGGGATGATGATAACTGATTTTTAGCACTAGACATTGCCAAGTTAATATATTTGATTTTGGCAATTGGCAGTTGATATTGCCtctgtatatgtatgtatatatataagttgATGGTAGGTAGAGAAGACAATGTTACCATAACCATTCATCCTTCCATATCTTTAGCTAATACACGGAGATGGATAAGTAATAATAACTTATACGGATATCTATGGAAAAAAATCTGGATTTAAATGCATGGTTGAAtcatttttaatatatttgatTTTGGCAATTGGCAGTTGATGTTGCCTCTGtatatgtatgtg
This Coffea arabica cultivar ET-39 chromosome 3e, Coffea Arabica ET-39 HiFi, whole genome shotgun sequence DNA region includes the following protein-coding sequences:
- the LOC113737979 gene encoding gibberellin 20 oxidase 1-D-like, whose amino-acid sequence is MSSAKNQLSSSPATNEAKGEQKSLVFDAPFLQNQSDIPYEFIWPDEEKPSLEPPPMLHVPCIDLNGFLSGNPVAVSTTTKLVKQACLEHGFFLVVNHGMDLQLLGAAHKCLDFFFDRPLQEKQRVQRKLGDHCGYASSFTNRFSSKLPWKETLSFRYCAEAQQAPNIVESYFLDAMGEDFRESGKVFQKYSEAMSSLSLKIMELLGTSLGVKAKHFREFFAENDSIMRLNYYPPCQKPDLTLGTGPHTDPTSLTILHQDHVGGLEVYVNGKWHSVPPDPEAFVVNIGDTFMALSNGIYKSCLHRAIVNSRTPRKSIAFFLCPKMDNVVSPPEELVSSDNPRMFPDFTWSELLEFTQKHYRADMKTLDAFAKWLICQRNAPKMAA